The sequence TACCCTGAAGGGGTTGCGCTCGACTCGACCTGCGGACACCATTCCGCCGGAGGCTAGCTCAACCGGAGGCCTACAACGTGACGCCTATAGGTCCGTGTGAGACCGAGGCGGGGACCGGACGCAACCCTTTCAGGGTTGAAAACCGTTCGGACCATCGACCCAGGGTAGCTTCGCAACCCTGGGCTATGATGCATAACGCCTTCGGCGTAAGGAATCGTCCCATGTCGGTTCTGTCGCTTATGGGCCAACGCCCTGGGAGACGGGCGGCGCATGTTCATGGGCAGTAGACGCCATCTTTTCCGGCGCCGTATCGAAGGGTGCCCGCCCAGCAGGACGCTTGCGTTGGTGGCCTTTCCGAGGCGGATCGGATTTGCTGAGATCCGCCTCGCGCTACGAGCGCGTCACAGCTGGGCCTTCAGGACGTCCAGATCCAACGGATCGCCTTTGGAGAGCTCCCGTCGCAGGTGCAGGGCCTCCACCGGGCAGGCGTCTTCGCAGACGCCGCAGCCCATGCACTTGATCATGTTGATGACCGCTGTCCCGCCATCTTCGCTCATGCTGATGGCGGCGAACTTACACGTGCCCTCGGCGCACACCCCGCAGCCGTTACACTCTTCGTTGACCTCCGCCACATAGCCGGACGGGGCAAGCAGGGGAAGGTTCCCCTCGAACTGATTCCACATCCGCACGCCCATGCAGCAGCAGCCGCAGCAGTTGCAGATGGCATCCAATCTGTTGCCCGCCGCGTGCTCGAAATATGCGGTGTGCACGAAGCCCTTCTCGTGACAGGATTCGAGGATCTTGACGGCCTCGTCCTGCGAGATGCGGTGATAGGACGCGTTCTGCTCGTCCATGAAGGTCGCCCAGGGGTC is a genomic window of Candidatus Binatia bacterium containing:
- a CDS encoding 4Fe-4S dicluster domain-containing protein → MHHKITKELFDAFPPDKKGDFWAGYLYLKYTEYFFNKALESAGLEPKKLPPLDPAIEEMLHAVAWQVSESAMSAETSLYHGKVMRPQDVRKLVTLKEDVHLSPPERVVPFKIARDIIIENPSSIVVGTCPCRSASPNPCLPPGQQDVCMFLGDPWATFMDEQNASYHRISQDEAVKILESCHEKGFVHTAYFEHAAGNRLDAICNCCGCCCMGVRMWNQFEGNLPLLAPSGYVAEVNEECNGCGVCAEGTCKFAAISMSEDGGTAVINMIKCMGCGVCEDACPVEALHLRRELSKGDPLDLDVLKAQL